From a single Pseudalkalibacillus hwajinpoensis genomic region:
- a CDS encoding WD40 repeat domain-containing protein encodes MKPITLQAHSSHVNKVKFSNDSKLLFSAGFSGELRAWSTENWDQSHDFIGHTKSVNGIEVLCDDTLLSCAADGSVMKWQAKSGELLQEILIDKKGAGSLRTVPGFAVVGTPKYMLSLLSTEDLSATLQVKSDAKNLGVMDICHEKQLAAIGGLGNQVRFFSLTDGHLASSIEAHETAVMSFQFLDAGKAISIGYNSDLTFWNLESEIALKTIKIGDCGYYSLALSPDQKTIAVCMPYSVQLYTLETLDKISSLDVQAKGNYNMNFSPNGKWLALASADKRIRVWSL; translated from the coding sequence ATGAAACCAATCACACTTCAAGCTCACTCTTCACACGTGAATAAAGTGAAATTCTCAAATGATTCAAAGCTTCTTTTCTCAGCTGGATTCAGCGGTGAACTTAGAGCCTGGTCGACCGAAAATTGGGACCAATCTCACGATTTTATTGGACATACCAAATCCGTTAATGGCATTGAAGTATTGTGTGACGATACGCTTTTATCATGCGCTGCAGATGGTTCAGTGATGAAATGGCAGGCAAAGTCCGGAGAACTTCTTCAGGAAATCCTAATTGACAAAAAAGGTGCAGGGTCACTGCGAACTGTGCCAGGATTCGCTGTAGTTGGTACACCAAAATATATGCTTTCTCTCTTATCTACAGAAGATCTTTCAGCTACCCTGCAAGTAAAAAGCGATGCCAAAAACCTTGGTGTTATGGATATTTGTCACGAAAAGCAGCTTGCTGCTATTGGGGGACTTGGAAACCAAGTTCGTTTCTTTTCCCTTACTGATGGCCACCTCGCTTCCTCTATAGAAGCGCACGAAACCGCGGTCATGTCGTTTCAGTTTCTTGATGCGGGAAAAGCCATCTCAATTGGGTACAACAGTGACCTGACTTTCTGGAATCTTGAATCGGAAATAGCGTTAAAAACAATAAAAATTGGTGATTGTGGCTATTACTCCCTCGCATTATCACCTGATCAAAAAACAATCGCCGTCTGCATGCCTTATTCCGTTCAACTTTATACGCTGGAAACGCTCGATAAAATAAGTTCACTAGATGTTCAGGCAAAAGGAAATTACAACATGAACTTTTCTCCAAACGGAAAATGGCTAGCTCTCGCCTCTGCCGATAAACGCATAAGAGTCTGGTCATTATAA
- a CDS encoding peroxiredoxin-like family protein has protein sequence MNEIEKQGFQVIAIAPSNAKYISQFEDAFGEFPFVIAGDPKREAYRGMGHHTMPKWKLLGRAFVGFVTRKMDGFIPKEQKKKDFVLKSMKTQDVYIQGGTWIYDEKGKLIWKHIDQSPEDHAKIDSVIDVLKKEN, from the coding sequence GTGAATGAAATTGAAAAACAAGGTTTCCAGGTAATTGCCATAGCGCCTTCAAATGCTAAATATATCAGCCAGTTTGAAGATGCGTTTGGCGAGTTCCCATTTGTGATAGCTGGTGATCCAAAACGAGAAGCATATCGTGGAATGGGTCACCACACGATGCCGAAATGGAAGTTACTTGGACGGGCATTTGTTGGTTTTGTTACTCGTAAAATGGATGGGTTTATCCCTAAAGAACAAAAGAAAAAGGATTTTGTTCTTAAATCGATGAAAACTCAAGATGTTTATATCCAAGGTGGAACATGGATTTATGATGAAAAGGGGAAGCTGATCTGGAAACATATTGATCAGTCTCCTGAAGATCATGCGAAGATTGACTCGGTGATTGATGTTCTGAAAAAAGAAAACTAG
- a CDS encoding DedA family protein, whose protein sequence is MLEFLISFLKELGIWGLFISNAIEASLLPFPGGMMTLTYGYLLNPSFLEMVGFAFLTSVIYTLFSFIPYGIGLKVKDKVEKKLKKKKVERVQKWFRKCGSWSIAITRPLGVGNYVSYVSGMSKVKPWIFGSLTFIGIFPWTIAMLWIGRNGNIKSVQAIFGSIQKYVFLFIAVAIIGYIGYRYYRKRCKINSERQVVHTDQT, encoded by the coding sequence ATGCTGGAATTTCTGATTAGTTTCCTGAAGGAGCTTGGAATCTGGGGCCTTTTCATAAGCAACGCTATAGAAGCATCATTATTACCCTTTCCCGGGGGAATGATGACACTAACGTACGGTTATTTATTAAATCCATCATTTCTTGAAATGGTTGGATTTGCGTTTCTCACGAGTGTTATTTACACCTTATTTAGCTTTATTCCATATGGTATTGGTTTAAAAGTGAAGGACAAAGTGGAGAAAAAGTTAAAGAAGAAGAAGGTAGAGCGTGTCCAGAAATGGTTTCGAAAGTGTGGTTCATGGAGCATTGCGATCACGCGCCCGCTTGGAGTTGGAAACTACGTCTCATATGTTTCAGGTATGAGTAAAGTGAAGCCATGGATTTTTGGTTCTTTAACATTTATAGGTATTTTCCCTTGGACGATTGCGATGTTATGGATTGGTCGTAACGGAAACATTAAATCGGTGCAGGCGATTTTTGGAAGCATTCAAAAATATGTCTTTTTGTTCATAGCAGTAGCTATAATCGGCTATATCGGGTACCGATATTACCGTAAGAGGTGTAAAATAAATAGTGAAAGACAGGTCGTTCATACAGATCAAACGTAA